The sequence CGACTGCTGGCGAATCGCATTGAGCTGCCCCAGCAACCCTGCCCGCTGGTAGCCCAGGGCTTCCAGGCTGTCCCGGGCGTCCGCACACACTTCGTGCAAACAGCGGTGGGCTGGCTGGCTGGCCAGCATTTGCTTAATTTCCTGAATCTTTTCTCTGCTACCGGGGCGGTTTTTGTACTTGGCGGTGCGCAGGCGTTTTTGTTCCCGTATCAGTTTGCGGCGGTGCAAGGGGCAGGCAGCCTCCCCCTTCAGCTCGCAAAAGATGCTCTGGAACTGTTGGTAGCGGCGGTTTATATCCTCCAACAGGGCGGTAATTTCCCGCTGGGCCTGCCGCTCCTGGTAGGCAGAAAAGTTTTGGGTCAGGAAACGATCTATTTCCTCATCTGTTTTCCATTTGAGCAGGCTTAAAACGGTATTGGGTGAAACGGTCAGCCGGCCGTATACTGACTCCACTTCTGCTTCATTAAAGAAACCTGTTTGTTCCGGAAATTTATCATCAATACGGATGTACACATGCCCAACCCGGTCAAAACCCCGTCGCCCGGCCCGGCCCGCCATTTGAAAAAATTCCCGGTTCATCAGGGTGCGAAACTCTTTGCCGTCCCACTTGCGGCAGGAATGAAACAGGGTTGAGGCCGCCGGAAAATTGACGCCGGCCGCAAAGGTTTCGGTACAAAACAACACCCACAGCAGACGGTTTTCGTACAGCCGTTCCACCAGGTTTTTCAGCACAGGGGACAGTCCCGCATGGTGATAACCGATACCCTGCTGCAAAAGTTTCCGCAATACCCTGCGGTGCCCCCGCTGAAAAATATCCGGGTGCTCTTTTTCTGCTTCTAAAATGGCCTTTTGCACCTGTTCTTTTTCATCGGGAAATAAAAAGTCCCATTCCCGTCCCAGTTCAGCCGCCAATTCCTCCGTACGGGCCCGGCCAAACACAAAATAAAGGGCGGGCAGGTGATCTTGAACAGCCTCAATGGCGATCGAGGGGTTTTCTGCTGCGACGTGCTCCACCTTTGCTCCACCTCCTGCTTCTCATGGCAAACTCCTCTTCCCGGGCGGCCCGGCGTTCGGCCTGCCGTTCCTGGCTGCGTTTTTGGGCCGCCAGTTCAATGTATTCTCGGGCTTCCTCTTCATCCATAATGTTGCCGTCCGAGCTGAGCCAATTAATGGCCAGCGGCACCGCCCGGTTGGTTTCTACCACCACCTCCACCGGTTCCCCCCGCACTTCGCTCATCCAGTCAGCAATTTCCCGGATGTTTGGCACAGTGGCTGACAAGCCCAGAAATTTAACATGGGGCGGGGCAAAGATGATGCTTTCTTCCCAGGCCGTCCCCCGCTCCGGGTCATCCAGGTAGTGAATTTCATCAAAAACCACACAGGCCACGTCAGCCAACCCTTCCGGTTCGGCAAAACAGCGGTTGCGA is a genomic window of Desulforamulus hydrothermalis Lam5 = DSM 18033 containing:
- a CDS encoding helicase-related protein — translated: MEHVAAENPSIAIEAVQDHLPALYFVFGRARTEELAAELGREWDFLFPDEKEQVQKAILEAEKEHPDIFQRGHRRVLRKLLQQGIGYHHAGLSPVLKNLVERLYENRLLWVLFCTETFAAGVNFPAASTLFHSCRKWDGKEFRTLMNREFFQMAGRAGRRGFDRVGHVYIRIDDKFPEQTGFFNEAEVESVYGRLTVSPNTVLSLLKWKTDEEIDRFLTQNFSAYQERQAQREITALLEDINRRYQQFQSIFCELKGEAACPLHRRKLIREQKRLRTAKYKNRPGSREKIQEIKQMLASQPAHRCLHEVCADARDSLEALGYQRAGLLGQLNAIRQQSQKYVHEFHYVKSILENLGYIKGREFFARGNFALELHVQEILVTELAFAGLLEDLPLEQVAGILAGVDYIPGRREYVPAPPYDPSPVYELREELLAAGVPPHFLVWSGTPGFVAHTWYTGQGLDYLLENTSLQEGDIVSIIRRLIDLLRQIDDASHSNPHLRERVREMRRVIDRDEAAVVF